The following coding sequences lie in one Montipora foliosa isolate CH-2021 chromosome 11, ASM3666993v2, whole genome shotgun sequence genomic window:
- the LOC137976497 gene encoding uncharacterized protein, producing the protein MEVRISFSKGIPPPKEGDGKHVEFVGEDEREHVRRYKKLENTLFFKYLEYERPNFHDEIMIVTFNTQMQEQANIAFCKRILKSGIFCDKKSFNFLGHSDSQMREKTCFMMHGTEDEIQNHLKTFGNFVEDSNVSVRAKKIGLLFSPFLEQVELTKGQRDEVSNVKEFGYGFMSRGLASKIWEMDFFQGLNHPKPSALLVHYQGSQGMLVVKEADINDHHPWQDQVDESVRQTDRTVYILDYSQPNTNAYLDAKLIMLLAARGVQVENLRTLQKDYYNLLEDMMRNDEGSIDYFLQLTGRTSEEEVATLLQSEVSYMVERESSGGEVPHVRILIPRARVVFAVCDPYGKLTSEQCYFRPTLPCEQRKKFDPEKKVFVAPIPCYYPGDILSLELIHHKKEYENLIDCLVLPPSLAFKCGGADLSGNKFIVCWDPKLIPKQKVKPMSYKLTYSEKVSDTWAKCRSYFQSPQKSTKDLREELIDHFAIFKDDLPFQIDRTYMSLAAKESGLSQTQCEQLSRMFYQATNSMVDKEVLWKNLEELSDETGTSSRAGESPTETTSLLDDMEGKETKEDLRTSRDGSSGGLLNYWTCNMLKRDREFHVNGKILGDFKLEATRFVQKARQNHYID; encoded by the coding sequence ATGGAAGTTCGCATCAGTTTTTCCAAAGGCATTCCTCCGCCTAAAGAAGGCGATGGCAAACACGTGGAATTTGTCGGCGAGGACGAACGTGAACATGTCCGCAGATATAAAAAACTGGAAAATACTTTGTTTTTTAAGTATTTGGAGTATGAACGACCCAATTTTCATGATGAGATAATGATTGTGACTTTTAACACGCAGATGCAGGAACAGGCAAACATCGCCTTTTGTAAACGCATCTTGAAAAGCGGAATCTTTTGTGACAAGAAGAGTTTTAATTTCCTCGGTCATTCTGACAGTCAAATGAGAGAAAAAACGTGTTTCATGATGCATGGTACCGAGGACGAAATTCAAAACCACTTGAAAACGTTTGGTAACTTTGTTGAAGACAGCAATGTGAGTGTTCGCGCAAAGAAGATTGGCTTATTGTTTTCGCCATTTCTCGAGCAAGTCGAACTAACAAAGGGACAGCGTGATGAGGTCTCAAACGTCAAGGAATTTGGCTACGGCTTTATGTCTCGAGGGCTTGCATCAAAAATATGGGAAATGGATTTTTTCCAGGGACTTAATCATCCCAAACCGAGCGCACTATTAGTTCACTATCAAGGTTCCCAAGGCATGTTAGTCGTCAAGGAAGCCGACATCAACGATCATCATCCTTGGCAAGATCAGGTCGACGAGTCAGTGAGGCAGACAGACCGGACCGTGTACATTTTGGATTATTCCCAGCCAAACACAAACGCATATCTCGATGCCAAACTGATCATGCTTCTAGCGGCCCGCGGAGTGCAAGTTGAAAACCTCAGGACTCTTCAAAAGGACTATTACAATCTGTTAGAAGATATGATGCGCAATGATGAAGGTTCCATTGACTATTTCCTGCAGCTTACGGGCCGAACTTCCGAAGAAGAAGTAGCCACTCTGCTACAAAGTGAAGTAAGTTACATGGTTGAAAGAGAGTCATCTGGAGGTGAAGTTCCACATGTCAGAATTTTGATTCCCAGGGCTAGGGTGGTGTTTGCCGTCTGCGACCCTTACGGGAAGTTGACATCTGAACAGTGTTACTTCAGGCCAACTTTACCGTGcgaacaaagaaagaaatttgatccagaaaagaaagtttttgtAGCGCCAATTCCTTGCTACTATCCTGGAGATATACTATCCTTAGAGCTCATTCACCACAAGAAAGAGTACGAAAACCTAATTGATTGTTTAGTTTTACCTCCCTCTCTCGCGTTCAAGTGTGGCGGAGCAGATCTGAGTGGAAACAAGTTCATTGTCTGCTGGGATCCAAAGCTTATTccaaaacaaaaagtaaaacCCATGTCGTACAAACTCACTTATTCTGAAAAAGTGTCTGATACCTGGGCTAAATGTCGATCGTACTTCCAGAGCCCCCAAAAGAGCACAAAAGATCTACGCGAGGAACTGATTGACCACTTTGCCATCTTTAAGGATGACTTGCCGTTTCAGATTGATCGGACCTACATGAGTCTCGCTGCAAAAGAATCTGGACTTTCACAAACGCAGTGTGAACAGCTCAGTAGAATGTTTTACCAAGCAACCAACTCGATGGTTGACAAAGAAGTCTTGTGGAAAAATCTCGAGGAGTTGTCGGATGAAACCGGAACCTCTTCTAGAGCTGGAGAGTCACCTACAGAAACGACCAGTCTTCTTGATGATATGGAAGGAAAAGAAACGAAGGAAGATTTGAGGACAAGTCGTGATGGAAGTTCAGGGGGATTGCTCAATTACTGGACTTGTAATATGCTCAAGAGAGATCGAGAATTTCACGTTAATGGCAAGATTTTAGGTGATTTCAAGTTAGAAGCGACTCGTTTTGTCCAAAAAGCGAGACAAAATCATTACATTGATTGA